One part of the Sphingopyxis sp. TUF1 genome encodes these proteins:
- the pdxA gene encoding 4-hydroxythreonine-4-phosphate dehydrogenase PdxA, producing the protein MPMSDLRRPIAVTMGDPAGVGPEVTARAWAARRDHDLPPFVAIGDIAAIEAVWDGPVARVGDMEEVGRTFAGALPVWHLEDSGPLTPGSPTAAGATCALHALETGIGLTRNQASAALVTGSVSKHALHGIGYTHPGQTEFIAERCGVTATNAVMMLAGPSLRVVPLTAHIPLAEVPERLTSDLIIAKARIVARGLRRDFGIEAPRIALAGLNPHAGESGQLGDEEIRIMQPAVAQLADEGLVIDGPAAADALFAPGIRDRYDAVLCCYHDQALAPFKALHFHDGVNLTLGLPIIRTSPDHGTAFNIAGTGRADPGPTIAAIAMAARMAAARERSCAPAK; encoded by the coding sequence ATGCCGATGAGCGACCTTCGGCGCCCGATCGCGGTCACCATGGGCGACCCGGCGGGCGTCGGCCCCGAAGTTACCGCGCGAGCCTGGGCCGCGCGCCGCGACCATGATTTGCCGCCTTTCGTCGCCATCGGCGACATCGCCGCGATCGAGGCGGTCTGGGACGGCCCGGTCGCCCGGGTCGGCGACATGGAAGAGGTGGGCCGCACCTTTGCCGGGGCGCTGCCCGTCTGGCATCTGGAAGACAGCGGCCCGCTGACCCCCGGATCGCCGACTGCGGCAGGTGCGACGTGCGCGCTGCATGCGCTCGAAACGGGCATTGGGCTGACGCGCAACCAGGCGAGCGCGGCGCTCGTCACCGGATCCGTTTCGAAACACGCGCTGCACGGCATCGGCTATACGCATCCCGGGCAGACCGAATTCATTGCCGAGCGCTGCGGCGTCACCGCGACCAACGCGGTGATGATGCTCGCGGGACCGTCGCTGCGCGTCGTTCCGCTGACGGCCCATATTCCGCTCGCCGAGGTTCCCGAGCGACTGACGAGCGACCTTATCATTGCCAAGGCCCGGATCGTCGCGCGCGGGCTGCGCCGCGATTTCGGGATCGAGGCGCCACGGATCGCGCTCGCCGGGCTGAACCCCCATGCCGGGGAAAGCGGCCAGCTGGGCGACGAGGAAATCCGCATCATGCAGCCCGCGGTCGCGCAGCTCGCGGACGAGGGTCTCGTCATCGACGGCCCCGCCGCCGCCGATGCCCTGTTCGCGCCGGGCATCCGCGACCGCTATGACGCCGTGCTCTGCTGTTATCACGATCAGGCGCTGGCGCCGTTCAAGGCGCTGCATTTTCATGACGGCGTCAATCTGACACTGGGGCTGCCGATCATCCGCACCTCACCCGACCATGGCACGGCGTTCAATATCGCGGGCACCGGCCGCGCCGATCCCGGCCCGACCATCGCCGCGATAGCCATGGCCGCGCGCATGGCGGCGGCGCGCGAACGTAGCTGCGCCCCGGCGAAGTGA
- the rsmA gene encoding 16S rRNA (adenine(1518)-N(6)/adenine(1519)-N(6))-dimethyltransferase RsmA, with product MTLQPKTPLPPLRETVRAHGLSASKALGQNFLFDEQLLDRIAAIPGDLNGATVFEVGPGPGGLTRALLRAGAKVIAVERDDRCLPLLAELAEAFPAQLTVIADDAMAVDVDAVTGGEPYHIVANLPYNVGTALFTRWLEPMEWPPRWLSLTLMFQLEVAERIVAPVGTNAYGRLAVLAQWRANTKIAMKVHRSAFTPPPKVMSAIVHVTPAEQPKGIDPRLLSRLTEKGFGQRRKMLRQSLKGVDGAVAAAEMLGIDPTRRAETVSVGEWMALARALGR from the coding sequence GTGACCCTGCAACCGAAGACGCCGCTGCCGCCGCTGCGCGAAACGGTGCGCGCTCACGGCCTGTCGGCGAGCAAGGCGCTGGGGCAGAATTTCCTGTTCGACGAGCAATTGCTCGACCGCATCGCCGCGATCCCCGGCGATCTTAACGGGGCGACGGTGTTTGAAGTGGGCCCTGGTCCGGGCGGCCTGACGCGCGCGCTGCTCCGCGCGGGCGCAAAGGTCATCGCGGTCGAGCGCGACGATCGCTGCCTGCCCCTGCTTGCCGAGCTGGCGGAGGCGTTTCCGGCGCAGCTGACGGTCATCGCCGACGATGCGATGGCAGTCGATGTAGATGCCGTAACCGGCGGCGAGCCTTATCATATCGTCGCCAACCTGCCCTATAATGTCGGGACCGCGCTATTTACGCGCTGGCTGGAGCCGATGGAGTGGCCGCCGCGCTGGCTGTCGCTGACGCTGATGTTCCAGCTCGAGGTCGCCGAACGCATCGTCGCGCCGGTGGGCACCAACGCCTATGGCCGGCTCGCCGTGCTCGCGCAGTGGCGTGCCAATACGAAGATCGCAATGAAGGTACATCGCTCGGCCTTCACTCCGCCGCCCAAGGTCATGTCGGCGATCGTCCATGTGACGCCCGCCGAACAGCCCAAAGGCATTGACCCGCGCCTCCTGTCGCGCCTCACCGAAAAGGGCTTTGGCCAGCGGCGCAAGATGCTGCGGCAGAGCCTGAAAGGCGTCGATGGCGCGGTTGCGGCCGCGGAAATGCTGGGAATCGACCCGACGCGCCGCGCCGAAACGGTGAGCGTCGGCGAGTGGATGGCGTTGGCCCGCGCGCTGGGTCGCTGA